In a single window of the Aridibaculum aurantiacum genome:
- a CDS encoding rhomboid family intramembrane serine protease has protein sequence MILPIGDDNRDRRIFPFINYLLVALNIFVFFYWQQWGNNVPFTFAFATVPAEILTGTDIITETKVLTDPYTGQQFDMPGLQRTPVNVYLTLFTSMFMHGGLAHLFGNMMFLWIFGDNIEDALGHINYLIFYLLCGVLASLSHVFSTLVLGQNTLIPSLGASGAISAVLGGYILLFPKRSVHVWTFFFISTIPAFIVVGLWFVFQVLNGLGTLGGEEAGGVAYAAHIGGFIFGLLLVKKFVSKRTVVRRKRY, from the coding sequence ATGATTTTACCTATTGGTGATGACAATAGAGACCGCCGAATCTTTCCCTTCATTAATTATTTACTAGTAGCACTCAACATCTTTGTTTTCTTTTACTGGCAACAGTGGGGAAACAATGTGCCTTTCACTTTTGCATTTGCTACCGTACCTGCAGAAATATTGACAGGGACTGATATCATTACTGAAACAAAAGTGCTTACTGATCCTTACACGGGTCAGCAGTTTGATATGCCGGGTTTGCAACGTACACCCGTAAATGTATACCTCACCTTATTTACCTCTATGTTTATGCATGGCGGTCTAGCGCACTTATTTGGCAATATGATGTTCCTCTGGATCTTCGGCGACAACATAGAGGACGCGCTGGGGCATATCAACTACCTTATCTTCTATTTGCTTTGTGGAGTCTTGGCGAGCCTTAGCCACGTATTCAGCACATTGGTATTAGGTCAGAATACTCTCATACCCTCACTTGGTGCTTCGGGTGCCATATCGGCTGTGCTGGGAGGGTATATCTTATTGTTTCCAAAAAGAAGCGTTCATGTGTGGACATTCTTTTTCATAAGCACTATCCCGGCGTTCATAGTTGTTGGGCTTTGGTTTGTTTTCCAGGTGCTAAATGGTCTTGGAACACTTGGTGGAGAAGAAGCTGGTGGAGTGGCTTACGCCGCCCACATCGGCGGTTTTATCTTCGGCTTGTTGCTAGTAAAAAAGTTTGTCAGTAAACGTACTGTGGTGCGAA
- a CDS encoding carbonic anhydrase, producing the protein MKAFLTLAFALCLFSCKQHVEKATESPSPIEILMKGNNRFQTNKPIHPDQAGSRLRELTEEQHPFAIVISCSDSRVPPELVFDQGLGDLFVIRTAGHALGDYELASIEYAVEHLHMNNIIVLGHENCGAIKTLMEHPTGKLPGHLNDLVQYLRTEPEEQDLFAHRNKNLKKAIVANIEHAVSTIAHSQPILKPKVDHGHLNVYGAYYHLSNGKVDLVRK; encoded by the coding sequence ATGAAAGCCTTTCTCACTCTTGCTTTTGCTCTTTGTTTATTCTCGTGCAAACAACATGTTGAAAAAGCAACAGAATCTCCTTCTCCCATAGAGATATTAATGAAAGGCAACAACCGGTTTCAAACCAATAAACCTATACATCCCGACCAGGCAGGTTCTCGCCTAAGAGAGCTTACTGAAGAACAACATCCTTTTGCTATTGTTATCAGTTGTTCTGATTCACGTGTACCGCCTGAGTTAGTTTTCGACCAGGGGCTTGGTGATCTTTTTGTCATTCGCACTGCCGGGCATGCGCTGGGCGATTATGAACTTGCCAGCATTGAATATGCTGTTGAGCATTTGCATATGAACAATATCATTGTATTAGGTCATGAGAATTGTGGTGCCATCAAAACGCTTATGGAACATCCTACTGGAAAGCTACCCGGGCACCTTAATGACCTTGTACAATACTTACGGACAGAACCCGAAGAACAAGACCTATTTGCACATAGAAACAAGAATTTAAAGAAAGCGATTGTTGCAAATATTGAACATGCGGTATCCACCATTGCGCATAGTCAACCCATACTGAAACCAAAAGTGGATCATGGTCATTTGAATGTTTATGGCGCTTACTACCACCTCTCCAATGGAAAGGTTGACCTGGTGAGAAAGTAA
- a CDS encoding GNAT family N-acetyltransferase: MMITHVVKRTDTSDPGFQQLVHKLDHELWNELLEDQATYDPLNKVPDIKTAVLVYVNNEAAACGCFKEYATGTIEVKRMFVQKEYRGKGLSKIVLQELEQWAKELGYHSALLETSIHFDVAINLYKSNGYVQVKNYPPYEGFEESICLGKRLTIE, from the coding sequence ATGATGATTACGCATGTGGTAAAAAGAACGGATACTTCTGATCCAGGTTTTCAACAGTTAGTACATAAACTGGATCATGAACTTTGGAACGAACTCCTGGAGGACCAGGCAACATACGATCCACTAAATAAAGTTCCTGATATAAAAACTGCAGTGCTTGTTTATGTAAATAATGAAGCTGCTGCATGTGGTTGCTTCAAAGAATATGCAACAGGAACCATTGAAGTGAAACGCATGTTTGTACAAAAAGAATATCGCGGAAAAGGTTTATCAAAAATTGTATTGCAAGAATTAGAACAATGGGCAAAAGAACTAGGTTACCATTCTGCCTTACTGGAAACAAGTATTCATTTTGATGTTGCCATCAACCTATACAAAAGCAATGGCTATGTGCAGGTAAAGAATTATCCACCTTATGAAGGATTTGAAGAAAGCATTTGCTTAGGAAAAAGATTGACCATTGAATGA
- a CDS encoding aldo/keto reductase, producing MNYRSFRGTEISEIGLGTWQLGSADWGVVNDDEAFAILQSFVDAGGNFIDTADVYGSGISEKVIGRFLKTTTKDLYVATKLGRRHDGSCGWPQNFSYDGMKAHLENSLENLQLSQLFLEQLHCIPTDELRKGDVFDHFRKLQDEKLIRHWGVSVETSEEALLCLEQDGLASMQIIFNLFRQHVADEIFEKAKEKNVALIVRVPLASGLLSGKFHEGYVFNETDHRNYNANGEAFNVGETFAGVAFNDGVQLAKEIAAILPGDNMAQLALRWILDHDAVTTVIPGASKVSQVESNTAASDLSPLPTEVHAQLRDLYNEKIKAKIRGVY from the coding sequence ATGAACTACAGGTCATTCAGAGGGACAGAAATATCAGAAATAGGATTAGGTACATGGCAATTGGGAAGTGCCGATTGGGGCGTTGTAAATGATGATGAAGCATTTGCCATACTTCAGTCTTTTGTAGACGCAGGTGGAAACTTTATAGACACAGCTGATGTATACGGATCGGGAATAAGTGAAAAGGTGATAGGAAGATTTTTAAAGACCACAACCAAAGATCTGTATGTAGCTACCAAGCTTGGCAGACGTCATGATGGAAGTTGTGGCTGGCCGCAGAACTTTAGCTACGATGGAATGAAAGCCCACCTTGAGAATTCTTTGGAAAATCTCCAGCTTTCGCAGTTATTCCTGGAGCAATTGCATTGTATACCTACTGATGAATTGCGTAAAGGAGATGTATTCGATCATTTCAGGAAGCTACAGGATGAAAAGCTTATCAGGCATTGGGGTGTAAGCGTAGAAACTTCAGAGGAGGCTTTGCTTTGTTTGGAACAGGATGGGCTGGCTTCAATGCAGATCATCTTTAATCTTTTCAGGCAGCATGTGGCAGATGAAATATTTGAAAAGGCAAAAGAAAAAAATGTTGCGCTCATCGTACGCGTGCCGTTAGCCAGTGGTTTACTTTCTGGTAAGTTTCATGAAGGTTATGTGTTTAATGAAACAGATCACCGCAACTACAATGCTAATGGGGAAGCGTTCAATGTAGGAGAGACTTTTGCTGGTGTTGCGTTCAATGATGGTGTACAACTAGCAAAAGAGATTGCTGCAATTTTGCCAGGAGATAATATGGCGCAATTGGCGCTGCGTTGGATACTGGATCATGATGCAGTAACTACAGTTATTCCTGGTGCATCAAAAGTATCGCAGGTAGAAAGCAATACTGCAGCATCTGATCTTTCACCGTTACCTACAGAAGTTCACGCGCAGTTACGTGACTTATACAATGAAAAAATAAAAGCTAAGATCAGGGGTGTATATTGA
- a CDS encoding tetratricopeptide repeat protein, translated as MKTTTLLLVTACFLLSTTFTAFGQKKSQTITFSSSNPEAMELFNQGLKAYDELDFPTANRLFKQAAAKDQNFAAAFLFASSSSQNPKEFAENIAKAKSIKNATAADKLQLQLAESFLTDNWNQRMAAAQAMVKTFPQSARAYVELANTYAANYKMAEARKAFEKAIQLEPDWVGGYVGLASSYAFDEPKNMALAEKYASQAVERTPNSVGMQVLLGDVYRGQHALEKARDAYSNAMKIQEDNPVSYYKRGHALTYLGKLEDARKDYMMAGQKDKEGSSLANQSIAFTYLYADDPTTAYKFLVDAESEITPSTNPVNNQRKYELLYAAANIASHTNNPEQVIDIMKKMEPLSMQIGNDLGTKEGKHLTKSDMLYWRAIAEAIKGDFNAAEKTANEMKTELASIVNPRKYETHESLLGFINFKQARYDQAVNNFKQSNKNNVYNKYWLARSYEAAGDKANATAIYKEIADHNFNSVGYALIRNEVKNKIKE; from the coding sequence ATGAAAACGACAACACTCCTGTTAGTAACCGCCTGCTTTTTACTCAGCACCACTTTTACCGCCTTCGGCCAAAAGAAAAGCCAAACCATTACTTTTTCCTCCTCTAATCCCGAGGCAATGGAACTATTTAACCAAGGTCTGAAGGCTTATGACGAGCTGGATTTTCCAACAGCCAATCGCTTATTCAAACAGGCGGCCGCCAAAGATCAGAACTTTGCAGCGGCTTTTTTATTTGCCAGTAGTAGCTCCCAAAATCCAAAAGAATTCGCTGAGAATATTGCAAAAGCCAAGTCCATTAAGAATGCTACGGCAGCGGATAAATTGCAGTTGCAGTTGGCCGAAAGTTTCCTGACAGACAACTGGAACCAAAGGATGGCTGCGGCACAAGCCATGGTTAAAACATTTCCTCAATCTGCGCGTGCCTATGTAGAACTTGCAAATACTTATGCAGCTAATTACAAAATGGCAGAAGCTCGCAAAGCATTTGAAAAAGCAATTCAGCTAGAGCCTGATTGGGTAGGTGGTTATGTTGGCCTTGCCAGCTCGTATGCTTTTGATGAGCCGAAGAACATGGCACTTGCAGAGAAATATGCTTCACAAGCAGTAGAGAGAACGCCTAATAGTGTAGGTATGCAAGTATTGCTGGGTGATGTTTATCGTGGTCAACACGCATTGGAAAAAGCAAGAGATGCTTATTCGAATGCTATGAAAATCCAGGAAGACAATCCTGTTTCCTATTACAAAAGAGGCCATGCGCTTACATACCTTGGGAAACTGGAAGATGCACGTAAAGATTATATGATGGCAGGCCAAAAGGATAAAGAAGGAAGTTCCTTGGCGAACCAATCCATTGCCTTCACTTATTTATATGCTGATGACCCGACCACAGCTTATAAATTTTTAGTTGATGCAGAATCAGAAATTACGCCTTCAACTAACCCGGTAAATAATCAAAGAAAATATGAGCTGCTTTATGCTGCGGCCAATATAGCCAGCCATACCAATAATCCAGAACAGGTAATAGATATCATGAAAAAGATGGAACCGCTGAGTATGCAAATTGGAAATGACCTGGGCACCAAAGAAGGCAAGCATCTTACAAAGTCGGACATGCTGTACTGGCGTGCTATTGCGGAAGCAATCAAAGGTGATTTTAACGCAGCAGAAAAAACTGCGAATGAAATGAAAACAGAACTTGCTTCCATTGTGAACCCGCGTAAATATGAAACTCATGAATCATTGCTAGGCTTTATCAATTTCAAACAAGCGCGCTACGACCAGGCGGTAAACAACTTTAAGCAATCCAATAAAAACAATGTGTACAACAAGTACTGGCTTGCCCGCTCATATGAAGCTGCAGGCGATAAAGCAAATGCCACTGCTATATACAAAGAGATAGCTGATCATAATTTCAATAGTGTAGGTTATGCACTAATAAGAAACGAGGTAAAGAATAAAATAAAAGAGTAA
- a CDS encoding deaminase, giving the protein MSKRSDYISWDEYFMGVALLSGRRSKDPNTQVGACIVNHQNKIVGAGYNGLPIGLSDDQFPWQKTGDFLETKYPYVCHAELNAILNNIGMNLAGCRIYTALFPCNECAKAIIQSGIVEVIFLSDKYDGTDVSRASKAMLNAAGVAYRKVVVNRENIELSFKEEHV; this is encoded by the coding sequence GTGTCTAAACGAAGTGACTATATAAGCTGGGATGAATATTTTATGGGTGTTGCATTATTGAGTGGCCGCCGTAGCAAAGATCCAAATACACAGGTGGGTGCATGCATTGTAAATCATCAAAACAAGATCGTTGGTGCTGGTTACAACGGCTTACCCATAGGGCTAAGCGACGATCAGTTCCCCTGGCAAAAAACCGGCGATTTCCTGGAGACAAAGTACCCGTATGTATGCCACGCCGAATTGAATGCTATCCTGAATAACATAGGTATGAACCTGGCAGGATGCCGAATTTACACCGCACTATTTCCCTGTAATGAATGCGCCAAAGCAATCATTCAATCAGGAATTGTAGAGGTGATTTTCTTAAGTGATAAATACGACGGCACTGATGTTTCTAGAGCAAGCAAAGCCATGCTGAATGCGGCTGGTGTGGCTTATAGAAAAGTTGTTGTAAACAGGGAAAATATAGAACTATCGTTCAAAGAAGAGCACGTATAG